The following are encoded together in the Brassica napus cultivar Da-Ae chromosome A9, Da-Ae, whole genome shotgun sequence genome:
- the LOC106434944 gene encoding mediator of RNA polymerase II transcription subunit 12 produces the protein MQRYHPANCTSAVNNSATGGGSSGRSDSSSIGNYSLNSRRPPPLTPYKLKCEKDGLNSRLGPPDFHPPTATSPEENLTKEYAQSGYKETVDGLKEADEIILTHFHTFSKPVVLKCKEAVRKCFRAINESRALKRKAGQVYGVPLSGSLLCKPGFPELRSCGEETKKKWIESLSQQHKRLRSLADNIPGYKRKTLFEVLIRNNVPLPRATWFIKVTYLNQVRPSSGSILSGTPDKTQITRCEQWTKDVVDYLQYLLDELLSRNNSYPSQQTRDRSPQMLYTGSIQKISPASASLYGEETSLHFKWWYMVRLLQWHLAEGLLLPNLIVDWVLRLLQEKEVFETLQLLLPIVYSVLESIVLSQTYVQNLVAIAVRFIQEPAPGGSDLVDNSRRAYTLSALTEMIRYLVLAAPDTFVASDCFPLPPSIAACGPNDASYASKAYENLEKLRSNSAEISTQFQGRGVDSRFEFLSFDYTISTVQRSADDLAKIASAGYPQHNGAKAVQALDKALSDGDIRAAYGYLFKDLCNGAVEETWIAEVSPCLRTSLRWIGAISASFVCSVFFLIEWATCDFRDFRDGVPKDIKFSGRRDCSPVHLVIQLLKQKSLGGEFAARRGQNHRSNFLGVSKPSGSMDAFESPGPLHDIIVCWIDQHEVHRGGAKRLQLLVFELIRSGIFNPVAYVRQLILSGMIDVIQPAVDLERRMRHHRILKQLPGCFVHATLEEAQFLGGYKLSEAVRTYSNERRLLLRELLVGKGKHVNTLALSDQKSKKKSTSFPLVDLPRTFDAMGDSEGLRKHTKSSVDIRELKERIAALLQFPRMSCGVTNPVPDEFQSSVKGSIGSVYSKVDQLEATPGCEDCRKAKRPKMDDEKSSWSSSIISDEEDNWWIKKGLKTVEPSLKVDPPIELTKQVPRGRQKMARKTQSLAQLQATRIEGSQGTSTSHVCDSKVSCPHHGHGVEGENHWVVDVFRTSTPVDIVSVGNSLKQLQFVDKRSIAVWLTTVVRQLIEESEKSSVKVGQFNKAAPVEESRITRWKLGADELSAILFLMDLSLDLVLVAKFLLWLLPKGNSSPNFAIQGGRNLVIMPRDVENNTCEVGEAILVSSLRRYENILLSADLVPETMTALMARAASLMSSNGKISGSAALVYARYILKRYGSLPSVVEWHSNFKATCEKRLLSELDHTRPGNGEYGIPLGVPAGVDNPDEYLRKKITRPSRVGLTMREGVQRKVEEATQYLRKLMGTGTMKASSPAEKNDYGYQVAQQIVVGLMDCIRQTGGAAQEGDPSLVSSAVSAIINSIGISMAKNSDLSVHPSGVGSSNIARYVLQIHITCLCLLKEALGERQSRVFEIALATESSTALSGAFAPGKGSRSSQHQLSPESFDSNANITTNDMPNGSGKIPLSRATKVTAAVSALVIGAITHGVITLERIVGLLRLREYLDFVQFVRRTKSSSNGSARSVGASKMENPVEVYVHWFRLLVGNCKTVSEGLVLELVGESSVVAVSRMQRMLPLKLVFPPAYSILAFVLWRPFVSNGNSNSGLHDDTHRLYQSLTMAFHDVIKHLPFRDVCLRDTQGLYELIVADSTDAEFASVLELNGLDMHLKAVAFAPLRARLFLNSLIDCKVPSCGYSHEGGGGVSEAAKNRHQGNGTSLVDKLVSVLDCLQPAKFHWQWIELRLLLNEQALTEKLENHDMPLTDAIRSSCPTSNEKSEASENEKNFIQILLTRLLVRPDAVPLFTEVVHLFGRSVEDSMLKQAEWFLAGQDVLFGRKTIRQKLIIVGESKGLPTKPQFWKPWGWCNNSSSDPITGNKAAAGKKRKLETVTSMEEGEVIEEGLGSKKLLLDEKNRLCFGVTTERAFVKLVLPCIDQSSDESRSTFVNELVKQFSNIEQQVSSVTNRITKHMGTASSGSTEVSSSKGSTRKGLRGGSPSLARRSATTNTTDTVPPPPPSPAALRSSMSLRLHFLLRLLPVICREPSFRNTRHTLASTIVRLLGSRVVYEDSSPRNDLSKSETESTTDPSSMADLSNEVLFDRLLFVLHGLLSNHQPNWLKPRSSSSNESSKDFTLFDRDAAESLQNELSRMQLPDTIRWRIQAAMPTLLPSLRCSLSCQPHSVPPTALTLVQPSGSAAAGLNQRNSPAIPKTVTAAGQGKLKQTMLSQSQQQQEAENTDVVVDPWTLLEDGTSSGPSSSNPLNNSDMGNVRATCWLKGAVRVRRTDLTYIGSVDEDS, from the exons atgcaaaggtaccatCCTGCAAACTGCACTAGTGCAGTCAACAATAGCGCTACAGGTGGTGGTTCATCAGGTCGATCTGATTCCTCTTCCATTGGAAACTACTCCTTAAACTCCAG GAGGCCACCACCGTTGACACCCTACAAGTTGAAATGTGAAAAGGACGGTCTCAACTCCCG ACTTGGACCGCCTGATTTTCATCCTCCAACAGCAACTTCTCCCGAAGAGAACCTAACCAAAGAGTATGCTCAGTCTGGATACAAGGAAACTGTTGATGGACTTAAG GAAGCCGATGAGATTATATTGACTCATTTCCATACTTTTTCCAAGCCTGTTGTCCTAAAGTGCAAAGAG GCTGTCAGAAAGTGTTTTAGAGCTATCAATGAGTCTCGTGCACTGAAGCGCAAG GCTGGTCAGGTTTATGGGGTGCCTCTCTCCGGTTCGCTTCTATGTAAGCCTGGATTTCCAGAACTAAGATCCTGTGGGGAGGAGACGAAGAAAAAATGGATTGAG agTTTATCACAGCAGCACAAGCGATTGCGCTCTTTGGCTGATAACATTCCTGGATATAAGAGAAAAACCTTATTTGAAGTCCTCATAAGGAACAATGTTCCGTTACCGAGAGCTACTTGGTTTATAAAAGTGACTTATCTTAACCAG GTCCGACCTAGTTCCGGGTCTATTCTTTCAGGGACACCTGACAAAACACAAATTACTCGGTGTGAGCAATGGACAAAAGATGTTGTTGACTACCTGCAATACCTCTTGGATGAACTTCTGTCACGGAATAATTCATATCCTTCTCAGCAAACTAGAGATAGGTCGCCACAGATGCTTTATACAGGATCAATTCAAAAGATAAGTCCAGCATCAGCAAGTCTTTACGGTGAGGAAACATCTCTGCATTTTAAGTGGTGGTATATGGTGCGTCTTCTACAGTGGCACCTTGCGGAGGGGCTTCTTCTTCCTAATCTCATTGTTGATTGGGTTCTCAGACTCTTACAG GAAAAGGAGGTCTTTGAGACTTTGCAGTTGTTACTCCCCATTGTATACAGTGTTTTAGAGAGCATTGTTCTCTCTCAGACATATGTGCAGAATCTTGTGGCTATTGCTGTCCGTTTCATCCAAGAACCTGCTCCTGGTGGATCCGATCTTGTTGATAACTCCCGACGAGCCTATACTCTCTCTGCTTTAACTGAAATGATTCGCTACTTGGTACTGGCTGCACCCGACACATTCGTTGCTTCAGATTGCTTCCCACTACCTCCTTCCATAGCAGCATGTGGACCCAATGACGCGAGCTATGCATCAAAAGCATATGAGAATCTGGAAAAGCTGAGAAGTAATTCTGCAGAGATTTCTACCCAGTTTCAAGGGAGAGGAGTTGATTCTCGTTttgagtttctttcttttgattaTACCATTTCAACGGTTCAGAGAAGTGCAGATGATTTGGCAAAGATAGCTAGCGCTGGCTATCCTCAACATAACGGGGCTAAAGCTGTTCAGGCATTGGATAAAGCTTTATCGGACGGAGATATCAGAGCTGCTTACGGTTATCTCTTTAAAGACCTCTGCAACGGAGCCGTCGAGGAGACCTGGATTGCTGAAGTCAGTCCATGCTTAAGAACATCTCTTAGATGGATAGGGGCTATTAGCGCATCCTTTGTTTGCTCCGTTTTTTTCCTTATTGAATGGGCGACATGTGATTTTAGAGATTTCCGGGATGGTGTGCCTAAAGATATCAAGTTCTCTGGCAGAAGAGATTGTTCTCCGGTGCATTTAGTTATTCAGCTTCTGAAGCAAAAAAGTCTGGGTGGGGAATTTGCAGCTCGCAGAGGACAGAACCATCGCAGCAATTTTCTTGGTGTTTCTAAACCTAGCGGGTCGATGGATGCATTTGAAAGTCCGGGCCCATTACATGATATCATAGTCTGTTGGATTGATCAGCACGAGGTACACAGGGGTGGAGCAAAGCGCTTGCAGTTACTCGTTTTTGAACTTATACGTTCTGGAATCTTTAATCCCGTAGCATACGTGAGACAACTCATACTTAGTGGAATGATTGATGTGATTCAACCTGCTGTTGATCTTGAAAGGAGAATGAGGCATCATCGCATACTGAAACAGCTACCTGGTTGTTTTGTACATGCCACCTTAGAGGAAGCACAATTTTTAGGAGGATATAAGCTTTCTGAGGCTGTGAGAACATATTCAAATGAACGGCGCCTTCTTCTGCGAGAGTTGCTTGTTGGTAAAGGTAAACATGTCAATACTTTAGCTCTGTCAGATCAGAAGTCAAAGAAAAAATCCACTTCATTTCCTTTGGTTGATTTGCCAAGGACGTTTGATGCCATGGGCGATAGTGAGGGACTTCGAAAACATACCAAGAGCAGTGTAGATATTAGAGAACTGAAGGAGCGCATAGCAGCCCTGCTGCAGTTTCCCCGTATGTCTTGCGGTGTGACAAACCCAGTACCAGATGAATTTCAAAGTAGTGTTAAGGGATCAATTGGATCTGTGTATAGCAAGGTGGATCAACTAGAAGCTACACCAGGGTGTGAAGACTGTAGAAAAGCAAAAAGACCGAAAATGGATGATGAAAAGAGCTCTTGGAGTTCATCAATTATATCAGATGAAGAAGATAACTGGTGGATCAAGAAGGGATTGAAAACAGTGGAGCCTTCTCTGAAGGTTGATCCTCCGATAGAGTTGACTAAACAAGTACCGAGGGGTAGGCAGAAAATGGCGCGTAAAACACAATCTCTGGCTCAACTACAAGCTACTAGGATTGAAGGTAGCCAGGGCACTTCAACTAGTCATGTTTGTGATAGTAAAGTAAGCTGTCCTCATCATGGCCATGGAGTGGAAGGAGAAAACCATTGGGTGGTTGATGTGTTTAGAACTTCTACCCCTGTGGATATTGTATCTGTTGGAAACTCTTTGAAGCAGCTACAGTTTGTTGATAAGCGGTCTATTGCGGTTTGGCTTACAACTGTGGTTCGGCAACTTATTGAAGAGTCCGAAAAGAGCAGTGTGAAAGTTGGGCAGTTCAACAAAGCTGCTCCAGTTGAAGAGAGTAGGATAACGAGGTGGAAGCTTGGGGCAGACGAGCTATCTGCCATATTATTTCTCATGGATCTCTCTCTGGATTTGGTTTTAGTGGCTAAATTTCTTCTTTGGTTATTGCCAAAGGGCAACAGTAGTCCAAATTTTGCCATTCAAGGTGGGAGAAACCTTGTAATTATGCCAAGGGACGTTGAAAACAACACGTGTGAAGTAGGGGAAGCTATTCTAGTATCATCACTTAGGAG GTATGAAAATATTCTACTGTCAGCAGATCTTGTTCCTGAGACCATGACAGCTTTGATGGCACGTGCTGCATCACTTATGTCCAGTAATGGAAAGATTTCTGGATCAGCAGCCTTAGTTTATGCTCGCTATATATTGAAAAGATATGGAAGCCTTCCCAGTGTGGTGGAATGGCATAGCAATTTCAAAGCAACATGTGAAAAGAGGCTTCTTTCTGAACTTGATCATACGCGACCAGGAAACGGTGAGTATGGAATCCCCCTTGGGGTTCCAGCAGGAGTAGATAATCCAGATGAGTATTTACGTAAAAAAATCACTCGTCCTTCAAGAGTGGGCTTGACTATGAGAGAAGGTGTGCAACGAAAAGTTGAAGAGGCAACTCAGTATCTCAGAAAACTCATGGGTACTGGTACCATGAAAGCCTCCTCACCTGCTGAGAAGAATGATTACGGGTATCAGGTGGCTCAACAAATTGTAGTTGGGCTAATGGACTGCATTAGACAGACTGGCGGTGCAGCTCAAGAGGGTGATCCCTCTTTGGTTTCTTCTGCGGTTTCTGCAATAATAAACAGTATAGGGATTTCCATGGCAAAGAATTCAGATCTCTCTGTTCATCCATCTGGCGTAGGTTCATCTAATATCGCACGATATGTTCTGCAAATCCATATAACCTGTCTGTGCCTTCTTAAGGAAGCTCTTGGAGAGCGACAAAGCCGAGTCTTTGAAATAGCGCTTGCAACAGAAAGTTCCACTGCTCTTTCTGGAGCCTTCGCCCCTGGGAAGGGATCCCGAAGTAGTCAGCACCAGCTCTCTCCTGAATCCTTTGATTCAAATGCGAACATCACCACAAATGATATGCCTAATGGTAGTGGAAAAATACCGCTGAGCAGAGCAACAAAAGTTACTGCAGCTGTATCTGCACTTGTTATTGGTGCTATCACACATGGCGTTATAACTCTTGAGAGGATCGTTGGTTTGCTGAGACTAAGGGAGTACTTAGATTTTGTTCAGTTTGTAAGGCGTACAAAATCGAGTTCTAATGGCAGTGCTAGGTCTGTGGGAGCCTCTAAAATGGAAAACCCTGTTGAAGTTTATGTACATTGGTTCAGACTTCTCGTTGGTAATTGCAAAACTGTTTCGGAAGGGCTTGTTTTGGAGCTTGTGGGAGAATCTTCCGTGGTGGCTGTATCGCGTATGCAGCGCATGCTTCCGCTGAAATTGGTCTTCCCACCAGCGTATTCTATTCTTGCTTTTGTTCTGTGGAGGCCTTTTGTTTCGAATGGTAACTCTAACTCCGGCCTCCATGATGACACTCACCGCCTTTATCAGTCTTTAACAATGGCCTTCCACGATGTGATTAAACACCTTCCTTTCCGAGATGTGTGTTTGAGAGACACCCAGGGACTTTATGAACTGATAGTTGCTGATTCCACAGACGCTGAGTTTGCATCTGTACTTGAGTTGAATGGTTTGGATATGCACCTGAAAGCCGTGGCCTTTGCTCCTCTTCGTGCACGTCTTTTCCTAAATTCATTAATTGATTGTAAGGTGCCATCCTGTGGTTACTCCCacgaaggaggaggaggagttaGTGAAGCAGCAAAAAACCGACACCAGGGAAATGGAACAAGTCTTGTGGACAAGCTCGTATCTGTATTAGATTGCCTGCAACCTGCAAAGTTTCACTGGCAGTGGATTGAACTCAGGCTGCTTCTAAACGAACAAGCACTAACTGAGAAACTTGAAAATCACGACATGCCATTGACAGATGCAATACGATCTTCCTGTCCTACCTCTAATGAGAAGTCTGAAGCCTCTGAGAATGAGAAAAATTTCATTCAAATCCTCCTCACAAGGTTGTTAgtgagacctgatgcggttccACTTTTCACGGAAGTGGTTCATCTCTTCGGTAGATCGGTTGAGGACTCAATGCTGAAGCAAGCTGAATGGTTTCTAGCAGGTCAAGATGTTCTTTTTGGACGAAAAACAATCAGGCAAAAGCTGATTATAGTAGGTGAAAGCAAAGGACTTCCCACGAAACCTCAGTTTTGGAAACCTTGGGGTTGGTGCAATAACTCCAGTTCTGATCCTATCACGGGAAACAAGGCAGCAGCAGGGAAGAAAAGGAAGTTGGAAACTGTTACTTCTATGGAAGAAGGAGAAGTGATCGAAGAAGGGTTGGGTTCAAAAAAGTTATTATTAGATGAGAAGAATCGTCTCTGCTTTGGGGTTACAACTGAGAGGGCTTTTGTTAAGCTAGTGCTACCATGCATAGATCAAAGCTCTGATGAATCTAGAAGTACCTTTGTGAATGAGTTGGTAAAGCAGTTTAGCAATATTGAGCAGCAGGTAAGTTCTGTTACCAACCGCATCACTAAACACATGGGAACTGCTTCATCTGGGTCTACTGAGGTTTCATCAAGTAAAGGAAGTACTCGGAAGGGCCTTCGTGGTGGTAGCCCTAGTTTAGCAAGAAGATCCGCAACAACAAATACTACTGACACCgtgccaccaccaccaccttccCCTGCTGCTTTGAGATCTTCTATGTCTTTGCGGTTGCATTTTCTGCTAAGATTATTGCCTGTCATCTGCAG GGAACCGTCGTTTAGGAACACGAGACACACACTTGCGTCTACTATAGTTCGTCTGCTTGGAAGCAGGGTAGTTTATGAAGATTCATCTCCGCGTAATGACTTATCAAAGTCGGAGACAGAATCAACAACAGATCCATCTTCCATGGCAGATCTTTCTAATGAAGTCTTATTTGACCGTTTACTGTTTGTACTCCATGGGCTGTTAAGCAATCACCAGCCAAATTGGCTAAAGCCAAGGTCTTCTTCCTCTAATGAATCATCCAAAGACTTTACCTTGTTTGATCGTGATGCAGCGGAGAGCTTACAG aatgaGCTTTCGCGTATGCAGTTACCAGACACCATTAGATGGCGGATTCAAGCAGCAATGCCAACCCTCCTTCCTTCTCTGCGTTGCTCTCTCTCGTGTCAGCCACATTCTGTTCCGCCAACCGCACTCACACTTGTTCAACCATCGGGATCTGCTGCTGCTGGTCTCAATCAAAGAAACTCCCCTGCCATACCAAAAACCGTAACAGCAGCAGGGCAAGGGAAGTTGAAGCAGACGATGTTGTCACAGTCTCAGCAGCAGCAAGAAGCGGAAAACACGGATGTGGTTGTCGACCCATGGACGCTTTTGGAAGACGGGACGAGCTCAGGTCCATCAAGCAGCAATCCTTTAAACAACAGTGACATGGGCAATGTTCGAGCCACATGCTGGCTAAAAGGTGCAGTGAGGGTCAGACGTACTGATCTCACATACATTGGTTCAGTGGATGAAGACAGCTGA
- the LOC106434945 gene encoding rop guanine nucleotide exchange factor 3 isoform X1, producing the protein MKFLKLKKSQNQVLCSISLLLFFIKYSETNEMCSRFFYTELETMKERFAKLLLGEDMSGSGKGVCTAVTISNAITNLYATVFGQNLRLEPLETEKRALWKREMNCLLSVCDYIVEFIPRCQSLSNGTTVEVMESRPRADIYINLPALRKLDSMLMEVLDGFQNTEFWYAEEGSLSMKSARSATGSFRKVIVQRKEEKWWLPVPLVPPEGLSDKARKQLKNKRESTNQIHKAAMAINSSILSEMEIPESYMATLPKCGKSSVGDSIYRYMSGSGRFFPEKLLDCLNIASEHEAVQLADRVEASMYTWRRKACLSNSKNSWNMVKDLMSTTERTDKNYVMAERAETLLFCLKQRYPELSQTSLDICKIQYNKDVGKAVLESYSRVLEGLAFNIVAWIDDVLYVDKTMSGSE; encoded by the exons ATGAAATTCTTGAAGCTCAAGAAATCTCAGAACCAGGTGCTGTGTTCCATCTCTCTTCTacttttctttataaaatattctgaaactaatgaaatgtgttctagatttttttataCAGAACTTGAGACAATGAAGGAAAGATTCGCAAAGCTTCTACTTGGAGAAGATATGTCAGGAAGTGGTAAAGGAGTTTGTACTGCTGTGACCATCTCAAATGCTATTACCAATCTTTATG CTACAGTGTTTGGTCAGAATCTGAGATTAGAGCCGTTAGAAACAGAGAAGAGAGCATTGTGGAAGAGAGAAATGAATTGTCTTTTATCGGTATGCGATTACATAGTTGAGTTCATTCCTAGATGTCAGAGTCTAAGCAATGGAACTACTGTTGAGGTGATGGAGAGTAGACCAAGAGCAGATATCTATATCAACTTACCTGCTTTGAGAAAGCTAGATTCCATGCTTATG gaagtGTTGGATGGTTTTCAGAACACAGAGTTTTGGTATGCAGAAGAAGGAAGTCTGTCAATGAAATCTGCACGTTCTGCCACTGGGTCCTTCAGGAAAGTTATAGTACAGAGGAAAGAAGAGAAGTGGTGGTTACCAGTTCCTCTTGTTCCTCCAGAAGGTTTGTCAGACAAAGCAAGAAAACAACTCAAAAACAAGAGGGAGAGTACTAATCAGATACACAAAGCTGCAATGGCTATCAACAGTAGCATCCTCAGTGAAATGGAGATTCCAGAGTCTTATATGGCTACTCTTCCTAag TGTGGTAAAAGCAGTGTTGGTGATTCAATCTACCGCTACATGAGTGGTTCTGGTCGGTTTTTCCCTGAGAAACTCTTAGATTGTCTGAACATAGCATCTGAGCACGAAGCTGTGCAGTTAGCAGATAGAGTAGAAGCTTCAATGTACACATGGAGACGCAAAGCTTGTCTAAGTAACTCTAAGAACTCATGGAACATGGTGAAAGATCTTATGTCAACTACGGAGAGAACAGACAAGAACTATGTAATGGCAGAGAGAGCAGAAACTCTTCTCTTCTGTTTGAAACAGCGTTACCCAGAGTTGTCTCAGACATCATTAGATATATGCAAGATTCAGTACAACAAG GATGTTGGGAAAGCAGTGTTGGAGAGCTATTCAAGAGTACTTGAAGGTTTAGCTTTTAACATAGTTGCTTGGATTGATGATGTTCTCTATGTAGACAAAACCATGAGCGGTAGTGAATAA
- the LOC106434945 gene encoding rop guanine nucleotide exchange factor 3 isoform X2, protein MKERFAKLLLGEDMSGSGKGVCTAVTISNAITNLYATVFGQNLRLEPLETEKRALWKREMNCLLSVCDYIVEFIPRCQSLSNGTTVEVMESRPRADIYINLPALRKLDSMLMEVLDGFQNTEFWYAEEGSLSMKSARSATGSFRKVIVQRKEEKWWLPVPLVPPEGLSDKARKQLKNKRESTNQIHKAAMAINSSILSEMEIPESYMATLPKCGKSSVGDSIYRYMSGSGRFFPEKLLDCLNIASEHEAVQLADRVEASMYTWRRKACLSNSKNSWNMVKDLMSTTERTDKNYVMAERAETLLFCLKQRYPELSQTSLDICKIQYNKDVGKAVLESYSRVLEGLAFNIVAWIDDVLYVDKTMSGSE, encoded by the exons ATGAAGGAAAGATTCGCAAAGCTTCTACTTGGAGAAGATATGTCAGGAAGTGGTAAAGGAGTTTGTACTGCTGTGACCATCTCAAATGCTATTACCAATCTTTATG CTACAGTGTTTGGTCAGAATCTGAGATTAGAGCCGTTAGAAACAGAGAAGAGAGCATTGTGGAAGAGAGAAATGAATTGTCTTTTATCGGTATGCGATTACATAGTTGAGTTCATTCCTAGATGTCAGAGTCTAAGCAATGGAACTACTGTTGAGGTGATGGAGAGTAGACCAAGAGCAGATATCTATATCAACTTACCTGCTTTGAGAAAGCTAGATTCCATGCTTATG gaagtGTTGGATGGTTTTCAGAACACAGAGTTTTGGTATGCAGAAGAAGGAAGTCTGTCAATGAAATCTGCACGTTCTGCCACTGGGTCCTTCAGGAAAGTTATAGTACAGAGGAAAGAAGAGAAGTGGTGGTTACCAGTTCCTCTTGTTCCTCCAGAAGGTTTGTCAGACAAAGCAAGAAAACAACTCAAAAACAAGAGGGAGAGTACTAATCAGATACACAAAGCTGCAATGGCTATCAACAGTAGCATCCTCAGTGAAATGGAGATTCCAGAGTCTTATATGGCTACTCTTCCTAag TGTGGTAAAAGCAGTGTTGGTGATTCAATCTACCGCTACATGAGTGGTTCTGGTCGGTTTTTCCCTGAGAAACTCTTAGATTGTCTGAACATAGCATCTGAGCACGAAGCTGTGCAGTTAGCAGATAGAGTAGAAGCTTCAATGTACACATGGAGACGCAAAGCTTGTCTAAGTAACTCTAAGAACTCATGGAACATGGTGAAAGATCTTATGTCAACTACGGAGAGAACAGACAAGAACTATGTAATGGCAGAGAGAGCAGAAACTCTTCTCTTCTGTTTGAAACAGCGTTACCCAGAGTTGTCTCAGACATCATTAGATATATGCAAGATTCAGTACAACAAG GATGTTGGGAAAGCAGTGTTGGAGAGCTATTCAAGAGTACTTGAAGGTTTAGCTTTTAACATAGTTGCTTGGATTGATGATGTTCTCTATGTAGACAAAACCATGAGCGGTAGTGAATAA
- the LOC106434938 gene encoding 16 kDa phloem protein 1 — translation MCVVKAGDNDNTLWNQKFVFDFPMYQWKKLTHIKVRIMDKELFKDGGFVGETIIHLGGIITEGRDRGYIEVKPAPYNVVLDDDTFKGELKLGFRFTAADKLRINKAWEVKIEDKNREEPMISPVLNLMKLPLLRFTAAWARMQGLINAELLYCSVVYKSNFLFVARDFSFSINHFTVS, via the exons ATGTGTGTTGTGAAAGCAGGTGATAATGACAACACATTGTGGAACCAAAAGTTTGTGTTCGATTTCCCAATGTATCAATGGAAGAAGCTGACCCACATCAAGGTTAGAATCATGGACAAAGAGCTCTTCAAAGATGGTGGATTTGTCGGTGAAACCAT AATTCATCTTGGAGGGATAATAACCGAAGGACGTGACAGAGGATACATAGAAGTCAAACCAGCTCCATACAATGTTGTTCTTGACGATGACACATTTAAAGGCGAACTAAAACTTGGCTTCAGATTCACTGCAGCG gaTAAATTGCGTATCAACAAGGCATGGGAAGTGAAGATAGAGGATAAAAACCGTGAAGAGCCAATGATTTCTCCAGTTCTGAATCTGATGAAGCTCCCTTTGTTAAG GTTCACAGCTGCATGGGCAAGAATGCAAGGTCTCATCAATGCAGAACTTCTTTATTGTTCGGTCGTCTATAAAAGCAATTTTCTATTCGTAGCTAGGGATTTCAGTTTCTCAATCAACCATTTCACGGTATCGTGA